A single genomic interval of Anopheles marshallii chromosome 2, idAnoMarsDA_429_01, whole genome shotgun sequence harbors:
- the LOC128707025 gene encoding alkaline phosphatase 4-like, with protein MVLSMCRCVLLLLSGLLFVLICDIDRAQGASVYKSPNLDDARFWRRNAESYLKKVLMYDENRRIIPSMAKNIIIFVGDGMGIASLSTGRIFKGQRAGRSGEEEQLSFDNFPNTGMSKTYNTDRQVPDSAGTATAMFSGIKTKYGVLGVDYTITETNLEAAKVPSFIDWAQAEGKRTGIVTTTRVTHATPAACYAHSINRNYECGANIPVHLKNRIKDIARQMVEDAPGKNLNVVLGGGRNHFGASMPAHLKPEYKFQGAMEKTCIRIDGRNLVEEWKQRWNGTKAAYAWKTSDLRAAELDKVEHLLGLFNDDHLSYDSVRDRSPDGEPSLSEMTEAAIKVLQRPDSPGFALMVEGGRIDHAHHQNHAHLALAEVVELDKAVETALNMVDLDETLIIVTADHSHAMTFNGYPDRGNDILGFGNRPNATPYETITYANGPGFLQHRWNSSMLTEESTDWATWVKLNQLNRSEVTYRHLSAFPLSDETHGGEDVAVFASGPGANLVRGTFEQNYIAYVMSYAGCMGPAKRLNVACDDDFRQEYTKTSSAQRAACSIALVIVFMHAIVGIVRRI; from the exons ATGCACGTTTCTGGCGACGAAATGCTGAATCCTACCTCAAGAAAGTATTAATGTACGACGAAAATCGTCGTATAATACCCTCGATGGCGAAAAACATTATCATCTTCGTGGGCGACGGTATGGGAATTGCCTCACTATCAACAGGACGCATCTTCAAGGGCCAACGAGCCGGACGATCGGGTGAGGAAGAACAGTTGAGCTTCGACAACTTCCCCAACACGGGCATGTCGAAAACGTACAACACCGACCGACAAGTACCGGACTCTGCCGGTACCGCCACTGCCATGTTCTCTGGCATCAAAACGAAATACGGCGTGCTTGGGGTGGATTATACGATCACCGAGACAAATTTGGAGGCAGCCAAAGTACCATCGTTCATAGATTGGGCACAGGCAGAAGGTAAGCGAACGGGCATAGTGACAACGACACGTGTTACACATGCAACGCCCGCCGCCTGTTACGCTCACAGCATTAACCGGAATTATGAGTGTGGTGCAAATATTCCTGTACATCTGAAAAATCGCATCAAAGACATCGCTCGTCAGATGGTTGAGGATGCACCGGGAAAGAATCTAAATGTTGTGCTTGGTGGAGGTAGAAATCATTTCGGGGCATCCATGCCAGCACATCTAAAGCCGGAGTATAAATTCCAAGGTGCCATGGAGAAGACGTGTATTCGCATCGATGGACGTAACCTGGTTGAGGAGTGGAAGCAACGCTGGAAtggtacaaaagctgcataCGCCTGGAAAACTTCCGATCTGAGAGCAGCGGAGCTGGATAAGGTAGAGCATCTACTCGGTCTGTTTAATGACGATCATCTTAGCTATGATTCAGTACGAGACCGATCGCCAGATGGAGAACCCTCACTGAGTGAGATGACTGAGGCAGCGATCAAGGTACTACAGCGACCCGACTCACCTGGGTTTGCTCTCATGGTTGAAGGAGGTCGCATCGATCACGCACATCATCAAAACCATGCTCATCTCGCATTGGCCGAGGTTGTTGAACTAGACAAAGCCGTCGAAACAGCACTCAATATGGTCGATCTTGACGAAACGCTGATCATCGTAACAGCGGACCATTCCCACGCGATGACCTTCAACGGTTATCCAGACCGGGGAAACGACATATTGG GCTTCGGTAATCGACCCAACGCAACACCTTATGAAACGATTACCTACGCAAACGGACCCGGTTTCCTGCAGCACCGTTGGAACTCCAGTATGCTGACAGAAGAGTCTACCGATTGGGCGACATGGGTTAAGCTGAATCAGCTCAACAGGAGCGAAGTCACCTACCGGCATCTCTCAGCATTCCCATTGTCGGATGAAACGCACGGCGGTGAAGACGTGGCCGTGTTTGCCTCCGGTCCCGGTGCTAATCTCGTCCGCGGTACGTTCGAACAGAACTATATCGCGTACGTTATGAGTTACGCTGGATGCATGGGTCCGGCCAAACGACTCAATGTTGCCTGTGACGACGACTTCCGACAGGAGTATACTAAAACGTCCAGTGCGCAACGTGCCGCCTGCAGTATTGCACTAGTCATCGTCTTCATGCATGCCATTGTAGGAATAGTCAGGCGAATATAA